One segment of Anastrepha obliqua isolate idAnaObli1 chromosome 3, idAnaObli1_1.0, whole genome shotgun sequence DNA contains the following:
- the LOC129242612 gene encoding uncharacterized protein LOC129242612: MTDISEKQTIHNYYNVALELVMKCGPIAFEGYEKAEADFQTKSAFYDLVTIYDKKVEDLLIEGLQKAFPETKFIGEENTAEDKSEPVLTDAPTWIIDPIDGTTNFIRRFPNWCISVGLAIRKELVVGIVYLPVVNEMYSAWKGHGAYLNGQPIGVSKCTNINSAVVGTEMSLIQRPAIRDKHVKRLCKLASNSSGCRSIGSAAVTLCYVARGSLDCFAVEDLQPWDIAGGALIIREAGGLVCHSKGGEFSILKPDCVAAATPELAKDMIELINEADQLTEFTF, translated from the exons ATGACCGACATTAGtgaaaaacaaacaatacaTAACTACTATAATGTCGCTTTGGAATTGGTAATGAAATGTGGTCCAATAGCCTTTGAAGGTTATGAAAAAGCCGAAGCTGACTTTCAAACAAAATCCGCTTTCTATGATCTTGTAACTATTTACGATAAGAAAGTAGAAGATCTACTCATTGAGGGGCTGCAAAAAGCCTTTCCCGAAACGAAATTCATTGGTGAGGAGAATACAGCGGAAGACAAGAGTGAACCGGTATTGACAGATGCGCCCACATGGATTATTGATCCAATAGATGGGACAACAAATTTTATACGCCGATTTCCCAATTGGTGTATATCCGTTGGTTTGGCTATACGAAAGGAATTAGTAGTGGGTATAGTTTATCTTCCAGTGGTAAATGAGATGTATTCGGCATGGAAGGGCCATGGCGCTTATCTGAATGGGCAGCCTATCGGTGTCAGCAAATGTACTAAT ATCAACAGCGCTGTTGTTGGCACAGAAATGTCACTCATTCAACGACCAGCCATACGAGACAAACATGTTAAGCGTCTGTGTAAGCTGGCATCAAATTCCAGTGG TTGCCGCAGCATTGGCAGTGCAGCTGTAACGCTGTGCTATGTGGCACGTGGCAGCCTTGATTGCTTTGCCGTAGAAGATCTGCAACCGTGGGATATTGCAGGAGGTGCTTTGATAATACGCGAAGCTGGTGGCTTGGTATGCCACTCGAAAGGTGGTGAATTTTCCATATTGAAACCGGACTGTGTAGCTGCAGCTACGCCTGAACTGGCTAAGGATATGATAGAATTGATCAATGAGGCCGATCAGTTAACagaatttactttttga